One Lutra lutra chromosome 18, mLutLut1.2, whole genome shotgun sequence genomic window carries:
- the FAM234A gene encoding protein FAM234A isoform X1: protein MDSKDFEAEIHPLKNEDKKLPVNMGDPAKAEESSKGSPGQPRLSRCRTVAFFLSLFVCLFVVFVVSFIIPCPDRPASQGVWRVDYNAAVTYDFLATEDINRDRIQDVLFLYKNTNGSNNFNLSCTDEGFYSPCTFVAAVSGANGSVLWERPAAQDGALVQCSVPQLQGGRMSSACILVGRPGSFVAVDLFTGETLWSHPSSFGRNTSILSSLLQLPDVDADGAPDLLVLTQEEKEVGGYIYSGSTGHQIGHRGSLGVGGTTGSLVHVTQAGAPYILFPCAASSLCGCSVKGLHETATGSGSPLKRDPRWEGALNASIPGPVWRSPGALRYLMNVPGKAGEDLLLVGAEACVLVDGQDLTPRWTFHAAQVFRKPILGHYKPDTLAVVVENGTSVDREILFLDLSTGAVLWNQALPSLPGDPQSASLPTADHRSAFFFWGLHELAGTNQTEPGDSRHSLYMFHPTLPGVLLELANVSAHIVAFQAVLFEPSRHAACVLLTGPSSPDTPGMVSVAKHKVRDLVPSSRVVRLAEGGPDSDQAVRDRFSRLRYRSEA from the exons ATGGACAGCAAAGACTTTGAGGCCGAAATCCACCCCTTGAAGAATGAAGACAAGAAACTGCCGGTGAACATGGGAGACCCGGCGAAGGCGGAGGAGAGCTCGAAGGGCTCGCCTGGGCAGCCCCGCCTGTCCCGCTGCCGCACGGtggccttcttcctttccctgtttGTCTGCCTTTTTGTCGTGTTCGTGGTCTCCTTCATCATCCCGTGTCCGGACCGGCCGGCGTCCCAGGGGGTGTGGAGGGTCGACTACAACGCAGCAG TCACCTATGACTTTCTGGCTACAGAAGACATCAACAGGGACAGGATCCAGGATGTTCTCTTTCTTTACAAAAACACCAACGGCTCCAACAATTTCAACTTGTCCTGCACCGACGAAG GCTTTTACTCCCCCTGTACCTTTGTGGCTGCCGTGTCCGGGGCCAACGGCAGCGTGCTGTGGGAGAGGCCCGCGGCCCAGGATGGAGCCCTTGTGCAGTGCTCCGTCCCCCAGCTGCAGGGCGGCCGGATGTCCTCTGCCTGCATCCTCGTGGGCAGACCCGGCTCCTTCGTTGCTGTGGACTTGTTCACAG GGGAGACCCTGTGGAGCCACCCCAGCAGCTTTGGAAGGAACACGTCCATCCTGAGCTCTTTACTCCAGCTGCCCGACGTGGACGCGGACGGGGCCCCGGACCTGCTGGTTCTcacccaggaggagaaggag GTTGGCGGCTACATCTACTCAGGCAGCACCGGACACCAGATTGGCCACCGCGGCAGCCTCGGTGTGGGCGGGACCACGGGCTCCCTTGTCCATGTCACCCAGGCCGGTGCCCCCTACATCCTTTTCCCTTGCG CGGCAAGCTCCCTCTGTGGCTGCTCTGTGAAGGGTCTCCATGAGACGGCCACCGGGAGCGGGAGCCCACTGAAGAGAGACCCGCGCTGGGAGGGCGCGCTGAATGCCAGCATCCCCGGGCCGGTGTGGCGCAG CCCCGGAGCCCTCCGCTATCTGATGAACGTTCCAGGGAAGGCTGGTGAGGACCTCCTCCTGGTGGGTGCCGAGGCCTGTGTGCTGGTCGACGGGCAGGATCTGACACCCAGGTGGACCTTCCACGCAGCCCAGGTCTTCAG AAAACCCATCCTTGGCCACTACAAACCTGACACCTTGGCTGTGGTCGTTGAGAACGGAACCAGTGTGGACAGAGAG ATCCTGTTCCTGGACCTCAGCACCGGGGCTGTCCTGTGGAACCAGGCCCTCCCGAGCCTCCCTGGGGATCCGCAGTCCGCCAGCCTGCCAACCGCAGACCACCGCTCCGCCTTCTTCTTCTGGGGCCTCCACGAACTAGCAGGCACCAACCAGACA GAGCCCGGAGACAGCCGGCACAGCCTCTACATGTTCCACCCGACCCTGCCTGGCGTCCTGCTGGAGCTGGCCAATGTCTCTGCCCACATCGTGGCCTTCCAAG CCGTCCTGTTCGAGCCGAGCCGCCATGCTGCCTGCGTCCTGCTAACGGGCCCCTCAAGCCCAGACACGCCTGGCATGGTCTCCGTGGCCAAGCACAAGGTGCGGGACCTGGTCCCGAGTAGCAGGGTGGTTCGGCTGGCTGAGGGCGGGCCCGACAGTGACCAGGCTGTCCGGGACCGGTTCTCCCGCCTGCGGTACCGGAGTGAGGCCTAG
- the LOC125090628 gene encoding uncharacterized protein LOC125090628: MTLSVTSASDPPTSPSSATTAQLTHASHHVTTWLTHTTPASCLPCASHAHHVPHTPPASRLPCASHTACLTPTVCLTCTPCASHTACLTPTVCLTCTPCASHTACLTPATCFSHHTRLMCLSHHTRLTRAYHCNHIPQFGQQGGLKSEGQGSFISGSGMGGSRMGASPGLTRAAPQETSYTSPRVWHAPFPQGVHLPWHSPVLAVNRDWLSQVRHWSQFCLTREAPGEPQPRDTHWRCPRGRRSGTCTMMATVWARPMRAGWKAEHGSSGTGDVLWGPCRVPPADHRMPGASCGRPRLAPLILPSSRLPELRDTSSQESAPGPAPSGEEKA, translated from the exons ATGACACTCTCCGTGACCAGCGCCTCAGATCCCCCAACTTCCCCCAGTTCTGCCACCACTGCCCAGCTCACACATGCCTCACACCACGTGACCACGTGGCTCACGCACACCACACCTGCCTCGTGCCTACCGTGTGCCTCACATGCACACCATGTGCCTCACACACCGCCTGCCTCACGCCTACCGTGTGCCTCACACACCGCCTGCCTCACGCCTACCGTGTGCCTCACATGCACACCGTGTGCCTCACACACCGCCTGCCTCACGCCTACCGTGTGCCTCACATGCACACCGTGTGCCTCACACACCGCCTGCCTCACGCCTGCCACGTGCTTCTCACACCACACACGCCTCATGTGCCTCTCGCATCACACACGCCTCACTCGTGCATACCACTGCAACCACATTCCACAATTCGGACAACAGGGTGGACTCAAGAGTGAGGGCCAAGGGTCTTTTATTTCCGGGTCGGGTATGGGTGGGAGTAGGATGGGTGCCTCCCCCGGCCTGACAAGAGCTGCACCCCAAGAGACCAGCTACACCTCCCCCCGGGTCTGGCATGCCCCCTTTCCCCAAGGAGTCCACCTGCCCTGGCACAGTCCTGTCCTGGCTGTGAACAGGGACTGGCTGTCCCAGGTGAGGCACTGGAGTCAGTTCTGCCTCACACGCGAGGCTCCAGGGGAGCCCCAGCCTCGGGACACCCACTGGAGGTGTCCCCGTGGGAGGAGGTCTGGGACGTGCACAATGATGGCCACAGTGTGGGCAAGACCCATGAGGGCGGGCTGGAAGGCTGAGCATGGCTCCAGCGGAACTGGGGATGTGCTGTGGGGTCCCTGCAGGG TCCCGCCAGCAGACCACAGAATGCCAGGGGCTTCATGTGGCCGGCCCCGCTTGGCCCCCCTCATCCTCCCTTCGTCCAGGTTACCCGAGCTCAGGGACACCTCTTCCCAGGAATCAGCCCCTGGACCAGCCCCTTCTGGGGAGGAGAAGGCTTGA
- the FAM234A gene encoding protein FAM234A isoform X3 has product MDSKDFEAEIHPLKNEDKKLPVNMGDPAKAEESSKGSPGQPRLSRCRTVAFFLSLFVCLFVVFVVSFIIPCPDRPASQGVWRVDYNAAVTYDFLATEDINRDRIQDVLFLYKNTNGSNNFNLSCTDEGETLWSHPSSFGRNTSILSSLLQLPDVDADGAPDLLVLTQEEKEVGGYIYSGSTGHQIGHRGSLGVGGTTGSLVHVTQAGAPYILFPCAASSLCGCSVKGLHETATGSGSPLKRDPRWEGALNASIPGPVWRSPGALRYLMNVPGKAGEDLLLVGAEACVLVDGQDLTPRWTFHAAQVFRKPILGHYKPDTLAVVVENGTSVDREILFLDLSTGAVLWNQALPSLPGDPQSASLPTADHRSAFFFWGLHELAGTNQTEPGDSRHSLYMFHPTLPGVLLELANVSAHIVAFQAVLFEPSRHAACVLLTGPSSPDTPGMVSVAKHKVRDLVPSSRVVRLAEGGPDSDQAVRDRFSRLRYRSEA; this is encoded by the exons ATGGACAGCAAAGACTTTGAGGCCGAAATCCACCCCTTGAAGAATGAAGACAAGAAACTGCCGGTGAACATGGGAGACCCGGCGAAGGCGGAGGAGAGCTCGAAGGGCTCGCCTGGGCAGCCCCGCCTGTCCCGCTGCCGCACGGtggccttcttcctttccctgtttGTCTGCCTTTTTGTCGTGTTCGTGGTCTCCTTCATCATCCCGTGTCCGGACCGGCCGGCGTCCCAGGGGGTGTGGAGGGTCGACTACAACGCAGCAG TCACCTATGACTTTCTGGCTACAGAAGACATCAACAGGGACAGGATCCAGGATGTTCTCTTTCTTTACAAAAACACCAACGGCTCCAACAATTTCAACTTGTCCTGCACCGACGAAG GGGAGACCCTGTGGAGCCACCCCAGCAGCTTTGGAAGGAACACGTCCATCCTGAGCTCTTTACTCCAGCTGCCCGACGTGGACGCGGACGGGGCCCCGGACCTGCTGGTTCTcacccaggaggagaaggag GTTGGCGGCTACATCTACTCAGGCAGCACCGGACACCAGATTGGCCACCGCGGCAGCCTCGGTGTGGGCGGGACCACGGGCTCCCTTGTCCATGTCACCCAGGCCGGTGCCCCCTACATCCTTTTCCCTTGCG CGGCAAGCTCCCTCTGTGGCTGCTCTGTGAAGGGTCTCCATGAGACGGCCACCGGGAGCGGGAGCCCACTGAAGAGAGACCCGCGCTGGGAGGGCGCGCTGAATGCCAGCATCCCCGGGCCGGTGTGGCGCAG CCCCGGAGCCCTCCGCTATCTGATGAACGTTCCAGGGAAGGCTGGTGAGGACCTCCTCCTGGTGGGTGCCGAGGCCTGTGTGCTGGTCGACGGGCAGGATCTGACACCCAGGTGGACCTTCCACGCAGCCCAGGTCTTCAG AAAACCCATCCTTGGCCACTACAAACCTGACACCTTGGCTGTGGTCGTTGAGAACGGAACCAGTGTGGACAGAGAG ATCCTGTTCCTGGACCTCAGCACCGGGGCTGTCCTGTGGAACCAGGCCCTCCCGAGCCTCCCTGGGGATCCGCAGTCCGCCAGCCTGCCAACCGCAGACCACCGCTCCGCCTTCTTCTTCTGGGGCCTCCACGAACTAGCAGGCACCAACCAGACA GAGCCCGGAGACAGCCGGCACAGCCTCTACATGTTCCACCCGACCCTGCCTGGCGTCCTGCTGGAGCTGGCCAATGTCTCTGCCCACATCGTGGCCTTCCAAG CCGTCCTGTTCGAGCCGAGCCGCCATGCTGCCTGCGTCCTGCTAACGGGCCCCTCAAGCCCAGACACGCCTGGCATGGTCTCCGTGGCCAAGCACAAGGTGCGGGACCTGGTCCCGAGTAGCAGGGTGGTTCGGCTGGCTGAGGGCGGGCCCGACAGTGACCAGGCTGTCCGGGACCGGTTCTCCCGCCTGCGGTACCGGAGTGAGGCCTAG
- the FAM234A gene encoding protein FAM234A isoform X2, which translates to MIFSPFVERPSPLEAVAIVSATCCLLPPVLPLVDTSQKGKDVTWIFTYDFLATEDINRDRIQDVLFLYKNTNGSNNFNLSCTDEGFYSPCTFVAAVSGANGSVLWERPAAQDGALVQCSVPQLQGGRMSSACILVGRPGSFVAVDLFTGETLWSHPSSFGRNTSILSSLLQLPDVDADGAPDLLVLTQEEKEVGGYIYSGSTGHQIGHRGSLGVGGTTGSLVHVTQAGAPYILFPCAASSLCGCSVKGLHETATGSGSPLKRDPRWEGALNASIPGPVWRSPGALRYLMNVPGKAGEDLLLVGAEACVLVDGQDLTPRWTFHAAQVFRKPILGHYKPDTLAVVVENGTSVDREILFLDLSTGAVLWNQALPSLPGDPQSASLPTADHRSAFFFWGLHELAGTNQTEPGDSRHSLYMFHPTLPGVLLELANVSAHIVAFQAVLFEPSRHAACVLLTGPSSPDTPGMVSVAKHKVRDLVPSSRVVRLAEGGPDSDQAVRDRFSRLRYRSEA; encoded by the exons ATGATTTTTAGTCCATTTGTGGAGCGGCCCAGTCCATTGGAGGCGGTCGCCATCGTCTCGGCCACCTGCTGCCTTCTGCCTCCAGTCTTGCCTTTGGTGGACACGtcacagaaagggaaagatgTGACGTGGATCT TCACCTATGACTTTCTGGCTACAGAAGACATCAACAGGGACAGGATCCAGGATGTTCTCTTTCTTTACAAAAACACCAACGGCTCCAACAATTTCAACTTGTCCTGCACCGACGAAG GCTTTTACTCCCCCTGTACCTTTGTGGCTGCCGTGTCCGGGGCCAACGGCAGCGTGCTGTGGGAGAGGCCCGCGGCCCAGGATGGAGCCCTTGTGCAGTGCTCCGTCCCCCAGCTGCAGGGCGGCCGGATGTCCTCTGCCTGCATCCTCGTGGGCAGACCCGGCTCCTTCGTTGCTGTGGACTTGTTCACAG GGGAGACCCTGTGGAGCCACCCCAGCAGCTTTGGAAGGAACACGTCCATCCTGAGCTCTTTACTCCAGCTGCCCGACGTGGACGCGGACGGGGCCCCGGACCTGCTGGTTCTcacccaggaggagaaggag GTTGGCGGCTACATCTACTCAGGCAGCACCGGACACCAGATTGGCCACCGCGGCAGCCTCGGTGTGGGCGGGACCACGGGCTCCCTTGTCCATGTCACCCAGGCCGGTGCCCCCTACATCCTTTTCCCTTGCG CGGCAAGCTCCCTCTGTGGCTGCTCTGTGAAGGGTCTCCATGAGACGGCCACCGGGAGCGGGAGCCCACTGAAGAGAGACCCGCGCTGGGAGGGCGCGCTGAATGCCAGCATCCCCGGGCCGGTGTGGCGCAG CCCCGGAGCCCTCCGCTATCTGATGAACGTTCCAGGGAAGGCTGGTGAGGACCTCCTCCTGGTGGGTGCCGAGGCCTGTGTGCTGGTCGACGGGCAGGATCTGACACCCAGGTGGACCTTCCACGCAGCCCAGGTCTTCAG AAAACCCATCCTTGGCCACTACAAACCTGACACCTTGGCTGTGGTCGTTGAGAACGGAACCAGTGTGGACAGAGAG ATCCTGTTCCTGGACCTCAGCACCGGGGCTGTCCTGTGGAACCAGGCCCTCCCGAGCCTCCCTGGGGATCCGCAGTCCGCCAGCCTGCCAACCGCAGACCACCGCTCCGCCTTCTTCTTCTGGGGCCTCCACGAACTAGCAGGCACCAACCAGACA GAGCCCGGAGACAGCCGGCACAGCCTCTACATGTTCCACCCGACCCTGCCTGGCGTCCTGCTGGAGCTGGCCAATGTCTCTGCCCACATCGTGGCCTTCCAAG CCGTCCTGTTCGAGCCGAGCCGCCATGCTGCCTGCGTCCTGCTAACGGGCCCCTCAAGCCCAGACACGCCTGGCATGGTCTCCGTGGCCAAGCACAAGGTGCGGGACCTGGTCCCGAGTAGCAGGGTGGTTCGGCTGGCTGAGGGCGGGCCCGACAGTGACCAGGCTGTCCGGGACCGGTTCTCCCGCCTGCGGTACCGGAGTGAGGCCTAG